Proteins encoded within one genomic window of Rossellomorea vietnamensis:
- a CDS encoding glycosyl-4,4'-diaponeurosporenoate acyltransferase, which translates to MIVSLPVHWIIIIDILAWTFFHLAISAICLKLPFSWFLEDHFWFRTFAFEQSGKLWQRLFRVKTWKGLILDGTIFLKKGYSKKGLHGTKSRDLMVFAAETKRAEFTHLLSILPAPLFFIWNPAWAGWVMILYAIVFNLPIIVVQRYNRGRISAITSGLGKESSRLM; encoded by the coding sequence ATGATCGTATCACTGCCTGTCCATTGGATCATTATCATCGATATACTTGCCTGGACGTTCTTTCATCTCGCCATTTCGGCCATATGCTTGAAACTGCCTTTTTCATGGTTTCTGGAAGACCATTTCTGGTTTCGGACGTTCGCTTTTGAACAATCGGGAAAACTGTGGCAGCGTTTGTTCCGGGTGAAAACGTGGAAGGGGCTTATTCTCGATGGCACGATTTTTTTGAAAAAGGGATACAGCAAAAAAGGACTGCATGGGACGAAGTCGAGGGACCTGATGGTGTTTGCGGCGGAAACGAAACGCGCGGAATTCACCCACTTGCTCTCCATTCTCCCTGCTCCGCTGTTCTTCATCTGGAATCCAGCATGGGCAGGATGGGTGATGATCCTGTATGCCATCGTCTTCAACCTTCCGATCATCGTGGTTCAGCGCTACAATCGGGGGCGCATCTCGGCCATCACGTCAGGACTTGGCAAGGAATCAAGCAGACTAATGTAA
- a CDS encoding phytoene desaturase family protein — translation MKNKTVLIIGGGLGGVSAAISLAQAGYDVSLYEKNDHIGGKLNRLDQDGFGFDLGPSILTMPHIFEKLFAASGKSMKDYVPIEKLDHQWRSFFPDGNIIDLYEDVKDMREKNASLTEKDIREYQKLLDYSKTLYNMTDKTLFKHGVDSTRGMMKHTGLFSALKNFDLLSTVHRSLDKRISNEQFRDMLSYFIKYVGSSPYDAPAVMNMMIYMQHDQGVWYVPGGLHKLADGLVKLAEEVGVTFHLGKPIVKLEKKDGGITGAVLADGTRLTADYFVSNMEVIPVYERLLEEDSHYIKKLKKKFEPASSGLVMHLGVKKSYPQLRHHNFFFAENMKAQMESIFHRRELPEDPVIYLVNVNKTDPTQAPEGHENIKVLPHIPFIRDENPYTQADYEQFAERVLIKLEKMGLDGLRDNIVTRDMWTPEDIRRTYGSDRGAIYGTVSDKKKNKGFKHPKQSERYNNLYFVGGTVNPGGGMPMVTLSGQLVGEQIVERDSSLA, via the coding sequence TTGAAAAATAAAACGGTACTTATCATTGGAGGCGGACTCGGCGGGGTGTCGGCTGCGATTTCACTGGCACAGGCTGGGTACGATGTCTCTTTATATGAAAAAAACGATCACATTGGAGGAAAGTTGAACCGGCTCGATCAGGATGGCTTTGGTTTTGATCTTGGCCCGTCCATTTTAACGATGCCCCATATCTTTGAGAAATTGTTTGCGGCCAGCGGAAAGTCCATGAAGGATTATGTCCCGATTGAGAAGCTGGATCATCAATGGCGCTCCTTTTTTCCCGATGGAAATATCATAGACTTATATGAAGATGTGAAAGACATGCGGGAGAAGAACGCTTCTCTCACTGAAAAGGACATTCGTGAATATCAGAAGCTGCTGGATTATTCGAAGACTCTCTATAATATGACGGATAAAACCTTATTCAAGCACGGTGTTGATTCGACGAGAGGGATGATGAAGCATACGGGGCTGTTCTCCGCCTTGAAGAACTTTGACCTGTTATCGACCGTACATAGATCCCTCGATAAGCGGATCAGCAATGAACAGTTCCGTGATATGCTTTCCTATTTCATCAAGTACGTCGGTTCGTCCCCTTACGATGCGCCGGCCGTGATGAATATGATGATCTACATGCAGCATGACCAGGGCGTATGGTATGTCCCCGGCGGTTTGCACAAGCTCGCCGACGGCCTCGTGAAGCTTGCGGAAGAAGTAGGGGTCACCTTCCATCTTGGAAAGCCCATCGTCAAGCTTGAAAAGAAGGATGGCGGAATCACTGGAGCCGTTTTGGCAGACGGGACCAGACTCACGGCGGATTACTTTGTTTCCAATATGGAAGTCATTCCGGTATACGAGCGCTTGCTGGAGGAAGACAGCCATTATATTAAAAAATTAAAAAAGAAATTTGAACCGGCGAGTTCCGGTCTCGTCATGCATCTCGGCGTGAAGAAGAGTTATCCGCAGCTGCGCCATCATAATTTCTTTTTCGCCGAAAATATGAAGGCGCAAATGGAATCGATCTTCCATCGCCGTGAATTACCGGAGGATCCGGTCATTTATCTTGTAAACGTCAATAAGACCGATCCGACACAGGCACCTGAAGGGCATGAAAACATCAAAGTGCTGCCTCATATTCCGTTTATCCGGGATGAAAATCCGTATACTCAAGCCGACTATGAACAATTCGCTGAACGGGTCCTCATCAAATTGGAGAAAATGGGCCTCGATGGCTTGCGTGACAACATTGTCACTCGTGATATGTGGACACCGGAAGATATCAGGCGCACCTATGGCTCCGACCGCGGGGCGATTTATGGGACCGTGTCGGACAAAAAGAAGAATAAAGGGTTCAAGCATCCGAAACAGAGTGAACGGTACAATAACCTCTATTTTGTCGGGGGAACGGTGAACCCCGGCGGCGGAATGCCAATGGTGACATTGAGCGGTCAGCTTGTAGGGGAACAGATTGTGGAGAGGGATTCATCCCTTGCCTGA
- a CDS encoding alpha/beta hydrolase, whose amino-acid sequence MFPMIIAKLLRLYSNQSKNPPMIPQQKVKMKKDMFVETSVGPTSISFYYPFTAKQKRLPVYINFHGGAFIMNDKELDDPYCRYLSNQAECVVLNVEYGKAPEYPFPKAIEQGYEIIQWMKGRAEELGIDAEKVMVGGQSSGANIAAALCLYLEEKGEEQPLLQVLSCPMLDFVTPHAEKPEPGWWRSRFPGVAHFIHMCYLPVKEQAGHLLASPVRAEVNGRLASALILIAESDAFRPEAECYAGKLKAAGVNVQEELFRSCSHAFTHLGPKEKAEEAWQMIAGKIKAVAEAPPAKHIQRFPLKGERV is encoded by the coding sequence ATGTTCCCTATGATTATCGCAAAATTACTGCGCCTCTATTCTAATCAATCCAAAAACCCACCTATGATTCCTCAGCAGAAAGTAAAAATGAAAAAAGATATGTTCGTTGAAACATCTGTCGGACCCACTTCCATTTCCTTTTATTATCCTTTTACAGCAAAACAGAAAAGGCTCCCTGTTTATATCAATTTCCATGGCGGGGCTTTCATAATGAATGATAAGGAGCTGGATGATCCGTATTGCCGGTATCTTTCGAATCAGGCCGAATGCGTGGTTCTGAATGTCGAATACGGCAAGGCACCTGAGTATCCTTTTCCGAAAGCCATTGAACAGGGCTATGAGATTATTCAATGGATGAAGGGAAGAGCGGAGGAATTGGGGATTGATGCAGAAAAGGTCATGGTGGGCGGTCAAAGCTCAGGGGCCAATATCGCTGCAGCCCTTTGTCTCTACCTTGAAGAGAAAGGGGAGGAGCAGCCTCTGCTCCAAGTGCTGTCATGCCCGATGCTGGATTTCGTCACCCCTCATGCGGAGAAGCCGGAACCGGGCTGGTGGCGTTCTCGCTTTCCGGGGGTAGCCCATTTCATCCATATGTGCTATCTCCCTGTGAAGGAACAGGCGGGGCATCTTCTCGCTTCCCCTGTCCGTGCCGAGGTTAACGGACGCTTGGCCTCAGCCCTGATTCTCATTGCTGAGTCCGATGCATTCAGGCCGGAAGCTGAATGTTACGCGGGGAAATTAAAAGCAGCAGGGGTGAATGTGCAAGAAGAGTTATTCAGGAGCTGTTCCCATGCGTTTACCCATCTCGGACCTAAAGAAAAGGCGGAAGAAGCCTGGCAAATGATCGCAGGGAAAATCAAGGCTGTGGCCGAAGCGCCTCCCGCAAAACACATCCAACGTTTTCCTTTAAAGGGAGAAAGGGTATAA
- a CDS encoding type II toxin-antitoxin system death-on-curing family toxin: MNDIIYLTTNQVIAINTIQIRLYSPNEPVGVKDAHLLDSAINRPKQSAFGRDAYPEIYDKAAALFESIAKNHAFHNANKRTALASLIVFLKINHYKWTMGIEEEQDFTVDVVNHKYTFEEMTSIIEQHILRI; the protein is encoded by the coding sequence ATGAATGACATCATTTATTTGACAACGAATCAGGTGATTGCAATCAACACGATTCAAATTCGTCTGTATTCTCCAAATGAACCAGTGGGGGTTAAAGATGCGCACCTTCTGGATTCAGCCATTAACCGTCCAAAACAATCAGCGTTTGGTCGGGATGCTTATCCTGAAATCTATGATAAGGCAGCGGCTCTATTTGAATCCATTGCAAAAAACCATGCATTTCATAATGCCAATAAACGAACGGCGCTTGCTTCACTCATTGTTTTCCTGAAGATCAATCATTATAAATGGACGATGGGAATCGAAGAAGAACAAGATTTTACTGTGGATGTTGTGAATCACAAATATACGTTTGAAGAGATGACTTCCATCATTGAACAACACATACTAAGAATATAA
- a CDS encoding AbrB/MazE/SpoVT family DNA-binding domain-containing protein — translation MEQYERRVTKIGNSFGITIPTDLLKQVGLAQGDDVQVEVVEGKIVLRKKEQLTLPEGVDAEFMDILNDVIKEHDQAFKGLVDK, via the coding sequence TTGGAACAGTATGAACGGAGAGTTACAAAGATAGGTAATAGCTTTGGAATTACAATTCCAACTGACTTACTTAAGCAAGTCGGTTTAGCACAGGGAGACGATGTGCAGGTTGAGGTCGTAGAAGGGAAAATTGTGTTGAGGAAAAAGGAACAGCTAACACTCCCTGAAGGCGTCGATGCTGAATTCATGGACATCTTGAATGATGTGATAAAGGAACATGATCAGGCATTTAAAGGATTGGTGGATAAATAA
- a CDS encoding DUF58 domain-containing protein, which yields MRAEVDQSFVSSPHFLLFVFILFLITSFFEFSILSFLLALFLVLMAIGRVYLHYVHTKIRWEFKRYTLASSVGDEEEFYIELANDSLFPIYRMQLMMESENDQSFVFLQSDERESTVHKVVVDLPPRSKKTIPVRMRAKGRGLHTWSNFEIIVADPFTLLSYRLEYASEGFPVFEIYPPFQSLNKLHFRSVVSGHQSSHYSFYKDELSIIGTKDYENESFRHIHWLATAKENKIVAKKYEKVQGNVYSVLLNFVGNGNFFIRKDMESLIEYSVALCSLLIKEGCHIEFYVNYASHKNGILKVENLSNMQQIKKVYKATTFIHTNGTFLSTNHFFDHVKRDKNPQSSVLIVGTAPDDKKTNWIQVKG from the coding sequence ATGAGAGCGGAAGTCGATCAGTCCTTTGTTTCTTCTCCACATTTTCTACTATTCGTATTCATTTTATTTCTTATCACCAGTTTTTTTGAATTCAGTATCCTCTCGTTTTTATTAGCGTTATTTCTCGTTTTGATGGCAATCGGCAGGGTTTACCTACACTACGTACATACAAAAATCCGGTGGGAATTTAAAAGGTATACCCTTGCGTCGAGTGTTGGGGATGAAGAGGAATTCTACATTGAACTAGCGAATGATTCCCTTTTTCCCATATACCGCATGCAGCTCATGATGGAAAGTGAGAATGATCAGAGCTTTGTGTTTCTTCAATCGGATGAGAGGGAATCCACCGTCCACAAAGTAGTCGTTGATTTACCTCCAAGGTCAAAGAAGACGATTCCTGTGAGAATGAGAGCTAAAGGAAGAGGTCTTCATACATGGTCCAATTTTGAAATCATCGTGGCGGACCCCTTTACACTCCTCTCCTATCGACTTGAATATGCGAGTGAGGGCTTCCCGGTATTTGAAATATATCCTCCGTTCCAGTCATTAAATAAGCTTCATTTCCGCTCGGTTGTTTCTGGTCATCAATCATCCCATTACTCTTTTTATAAGGATGAACTGAGCATTATCGGCACAAAAGACTATGAAAATGAGAGCTTTCGACATATTCACTGGCTGGCTACTGCAAAGGAAAATAAAATAGTGGCTAAAAAATATGAAAAGGTACAGGGGAATGTCTATTCCGTACTCCTGAATTTTGTAGGAAACGGGAATTTTTTCATCAGAAAAGATATGGAGTCCCTTATTGAATACTCAGTAGCGTTATGTTCACTCTTGATAAAAGAAGGCTGCCATATCGAATTCTATGTGAATTATGCGTCCCATAAAAATGGCATATTAAAAGTGGAGAATCTTTCTAACATGCAACAAATAAAGAAAGTATATAAAGCCACTACCTTCATTCATACAAATGGGACGTTCCTATCAACGAATCACTTCTTCGACCACGTGAAAAGGGATAAGAATCCACAATCATCAGTATTGATCGTTGGGACGGCGCCTGATGATAAAAAAACCAACTGGATACAGGTAAAGGGATGA
- a CDS encoding AAA family ATPase has product MLQKMKETISQVMVDKENEIELMMIALLSDGHILLEDVPGTGKTTMAKCFSKSIEGTFSRLQFTPDTLPSDILGQEYFDMKESDFKTRKGPVFSNVLLIDEINRAVPRTQSALLELMEEKNVTLGGVTAPLPQPFIVIATQNPFDATGTFPLPDAQLDRFLLTIKQGYPSPKHEKMMLKRFRLKNPMDSIDSVISVEEVLNMKEGVKKVLVSDDMEDYLLDIIQSTRKHKFVDIGVSPRGSLAFMRAIQARAYIHGRDYCTPEDIKALSQPLLSHRIVLNVEGEVKATKGHIIQEIMDGVTVPVEA; this is encoded by the coding sequence ATGCTTCAGAAAATGAAAGAGACTATTTCACAAGTCATGGTGGATAAAGAAAACGAAATTGAATTAATGATGATCGCGTTATTAAGTGATGGTCATATTTTACTTGAGGACGTACCTGGAACCGGGAAAACGACGATGGCAAAGTGCTTCTCGAAAAGTATAGAGGGCACATTCAGCCGACTGCAATTTACACCGGATACCTTGCCATCGGACATCCTTGGCCAGGAGTACTTTGATATGAAGGAAAGTGATTTTAAGACCCGTAAAGGTCCTGTGTTTAGTAACGTCTTATTAATCGATGAAATTAATCGGGCCGTGCCGCGTACCCAATCGGCCTTATTGGAATTGATGGAGGAGAAGAATGTGACATTGGGTGGAGTCACTGCACCACTTCCCCAACCATTCATCGTGATTGCGACTCAGAATCCGTTTGATGCAACAGGAACATTTCCTTTGCCGGATGCACAATTAGATCGATTTTTGCTAACGATTAAACAAGGCTATCCCTCTCCTAAACATGAGAAAATGATGCTTAAACGATTTAGATTGAAAAATCCTATGGACTCAATCGATAGTGTGATCAGTGTAGAGGAAGTCTTGAATATGAAGGAAGGAGTAAAGAAAGTACTAGTTTCAGATGATATGGAGGATTATTTGTTAGACATTATCCAATCCACCCGAAAGCATAAATTTGTGGACATTGGAGTTAGTCCGAGGGGATCATTGGCATTCATGAGGGCCATCCAGGCTCGGGCCTATATTCATGGCAGGGACTATTGTACTCCTGAAGATATTAAGGCTTTGTCCCAACCTTTATTGAGTCATCGGATCGTATTGAATGTTGAAGGAGAGGTCAAAGCGACGAAAGGCCATATTATTCAGGAAATTATGGATGGGGTCACCGTTCCGGTGGAGGCATAA
- a CDS encoding SDR family oxidoreductase — protein sequence MKILVTGGTGVLGSSFAALAKENGYEVVLASRNRPSLSPAEWTYLNLETGEGLSTALSGVEVVFHAATSPAKNTEKVDVMGTSLLLEECIKNGVKHFIYPSIVGIDDIPMKYYRAKRSAEAMIMESGTPYSIMRVTQFHNLVDKLISILAKFPICIVPTNLKFQTCDVDEVSETFIQIVKNGPLGRVEDFGGPEILSLKEMYMSWKEQSKVNRVLIPLPYFPGKTFKAFQEGKNTNPLCEKGLHTWEHWIQKKQ from the coding sequence ATGAAAATCCTCGTGACTGGTGGTACAGGTGTCTTAGGTAGTAGTTTCGCAGCTTTGGCAAAGGAAAACGGCTATGAAGTAGTGCTTGCTTCAAGAAACAGACCATCTTTATCACCAGCTGAGTGGACCTACCTCAACCTGGAAACGGGTGAGGGATTGAGCACTGCACTTTCTGGTGTAGAGGTGGTATTTCATGCTGCTACCAGTCCAGCAAAAAACACGGAGAAAGTTGATGTGATGGGAACGTCCCTCCTTTTGGAAGAATGCATAAAAAACGGAGTGAAGCACTTTATTTATCCCTCGATAGTTGGGATAGATGACATACCAATGAAATACTACAGGGCAAAACGTTCAGCAGAAGCAATGATCATGGAAAGTGGCACTCCCTATTCTATTATGAGAGTGACACAGTTCCATAACTTAGTAGACAAATTAATAAGCATTCTTGCGAAATTCCCAATATGTATAGTACCTACCAACCTGAAGTTTCAAACTTGTGATGTAGATGAAGTATCAGAAACGTTCATTCAAATAGTTAAAAATGGACCGTTGGGCAGAGTAGAAGATTTCGGGGGGCCGGAAATATTATCCCTAAAGGAAATGTATATGAGTTGGAAAGAGCAAAGCAAAGTAAACCGGGTATTAATCCCGCTTCCCTATTTTCCAGGCAAGACATTCAAAGCATTCCAAGAAGGGAAAAATACGAATCCTCTTTGTGAAAAAGGGTTGCATACCTGGGAGCATTGGATTCAGAAGAAACAATAG
- a CDS encoding DUF819 domain-containing protein, producing the protein MEGTLIKADDYITLWGIIVVWASASIYLEQRYSWAAKISGAIVALIGAIILSNTGVIPTASPVYDAVWTFIIPLAIPLLLFHVNFKKIWQESGRLLILFLISSIGTVAGVIISFFLLKDHIPVLDKIGAMLSASYVGGGVNFAAMAAKFEAPGEMVSSAVVADNLMMAIYFIVLMMIPAMSFFRRRFNAPHVENVESGRMKEEGKTLAESFWERKDISLKDIALSVGTAFLLVMVSFKIAEFLDGVIPSGEGTSFFLNLLNGLFGDQYLMLTTLTFLALALFPKYFESINGSQEIGTFLIYLFFVVIGIPASIPLIVQNAPLLLVFVFIIVVVNMAVSLTAGKLLKYDLEEILLASNANVGGPTTAAAMAIAKGWKDLIGPILVVGTLGYIIGNYIGTTLGLWFSGLM; encoded by the coding sequence TTGGAAGGGACACTTATCAAAGCAGATGATTACATAACATTATGGGGAATTATAGTAGTCTGGGCTTCAGCAAGTATCTACTTAGAACAGCGCTACAGCTGGGCGGCGAAGATATCCGGTGCGATTGTTGCGCTGATCGGGGCTATTATACTATCAAATACGGGAGTCATTCCAACAGCCTCACCTGTTTATGATGCTGTCTGGACATTCATCATTCCCCTTGCGATTCCGTTGCTGCTTTTCCATGTGAATTTTAAAAAGATATGGCAGGAAAGTGGACGGCTTCTCATTCTTTTCTTGATCAGCTCCATCGGTACGGTTGCAGGGGTGATCATCAGTTTCTTTTTGTTAAAGGATCATATACCGGTCCTTGATAAGATTGGTGCGATGCTCAGTGCCTCTTATGTTGGCGGCGGGGTCAATTTTGCAGCGATGGCAGCAAAGTTTGAAGCGCCTGGGGAAATGGTTTCTTCCGCCGTGGTCGCGGATAATTTAATGATGGCGATTTATTTCATTGTTCTGATGATGATCCCTGCCATGAGTTTTTTCAGAAGAAGGTTTAACGCACCCCATGTGGAAAACGTGGAGAGCGGAAGAATGAAAGAAGAGGGAAAGACTCTTGCGGAAAGCTTTTGGGAGCGGAAGGATATCTCTCTAAAGGATATTGCCTTGTCTGTAGGGACAGCCTTCCTTCTGGTGATGGTATCGTTTAAAATCGCGGAATTCCTGGACGGAGTAATTCCTTCCGGTGAAGGGACGTCTTTTTTCCTCAATTTGCTGAATGGGTTGTTCGGCGACCAGTACTTAATGTTGACGACATTGACATTCCTGGCACTTGCCCTGTTTCCGAAGTACTTTGAATCGATTAATGGAAGCCAGGAAATCGGTACGTTCCTCATTTACTTGTTCTTTGTGGTGATTGGGATTCCGGCATCGATTCCGCTCATTGTCCAAAATGCTCCGCTGCTGCTAGTATTCGTGTTCATTATTGTCGTAGTGAACATGGCTGTGTCACTGACTGCAGGAAAGCTATTAAAGTATGACCTTGAAGAGATCCTTCTCGCAAGCAATGCCAATGTCGGAGGGCCGACCACGGCTGCTGCGATGGCCATTGCGAAAGGGTGGAAGGATTTGATTGGACCGATTCTTGTAGTGGGTACGTTGGGGTATATTATTGGGAATTATATTGGGACGACATTGGGATTGTGGTTTTCTGGTTTGATGTGA
- a CDS encoding uracil-DNA glycosylase family protein translates to MSIAAYSKFNQYKNKIHSLAKPTSNESLMNETFLLEKDPKKKLEIYYAPFEHLNEQAKVVIVGITPGLHQMKKSFETVWNLKDANLTDEDVLHEVKKNSSFEGPMRKNLINMLDELNLPNHLGISSTSELFESSSHLVQTTSVLPYPVFYNGKNYSGSTPNIVKTEVLREYILQSFPKEMEHLNNPLIVPLGVNVSKALIYLAEQGLIDSTSILNGFPHPSGGNGHRHRQFAENKEEMMKKMEAYFNKVQLA, encoded by the coding sequence TTGTCTATAGCAGCCTACTCAAAGTTCAATCAATATAAAAATAAAATCCATTCATTAGCGAAACCGACCTCAAATGAATCCCTTATGAATGAAACATTCCTATTAGAAAAAGACCCTAAGAAGAAACTCGAAATCTACTACGCTCCTTTTGAACACCTAAACGAACAGGCCAAAGTAGTCATCGTCGGAATCACCCCTGGCCTTCATCAAATGAAAAAGTCATTTGAAACAGTATGGAATCTAAAAGATGCGAACCTCACTGACGAAGACGTTTTACACGAAGTCAAGAAGAACTCAAGCTTTGAAGGTCCGATGAGAAAGAACCTCATCAATATGTTGGATGAACTTAACCTTCCCAATCACTTAGGGATTTCATCCACAAGTGAGCTATTCGAATCATCCAGCCATCTGGTACAAACCACTTCCGTCCTCCCTTATCCCGTTTTCTATAACGGCAAGAACTACAGTGGCTCCACGCCAAACATCGTAAAGACTGAGGTCCTTAGAGAATACATACTACAATCGTTCCCTAAAGAAATGGAGCACCTAAATAACCCACTGATCGTTCCTTTAGGTGTGAACGTCTCAAAAGCCCTTATTTATCTTGCAGAACAAGGTCTTATTGATTCTACGTCCATCTTAAACGGCTTCCCTCATCCTTCTGGAGGAAATGGGCATCGGCATAGGCAGTTTGCTGAGAATAAGGAGGAGATGATGAAGAAAATGGAGGCTTATTTTAATAAGGTTCAGCTAGCTTAG
- a CDS encoding type II toxin-antitoxin system SpoIISA family toxin — protein sequence MAFKIYIMVLLVFSLANLVFFIFYPLKYHLSLRTLRKTLYTLFIGAISTGLLMDELQLSNWEFILTLTAIVIFMDLAILLTPSIMKIWSAEFQYTDYVEDIIKTNDKIHKAMVYRVEAVSEIIQKNNELLSPLRGYTEQELKNYLDMYAEKFGFNVQIHRVRGIEFSADDVDPAVKGGLAADEIQALVEAYRLTEGIRMTVEQIKTINNFDLNNEEEDVESLAQSAVVSLVDDESMLVPVFMNTDQFIIVLKKEMGDVLEVDAIHITNLIYLFYSL from the coding sequence ATGGCGTTTAAAATTTACATCATGGTTTTGTTGGTCTTTTCGTTGGCGAATTTGGTGTTTTTCATCTTTTATCCCTTAAAATATCATTTGTCTCTTCGGACACTCAGGAAAACCCTTTATACATTGTTTATAGGAGCGATATCCACCGGTTTGTTGATGGATGAACTCCAATTGTCTAATTGGGAGTTTATCTTGACCTTGACTGCAATCGTGATTTTCATGGATTTAGCCATTCTTCTCACTCCGAGCATTATGAAAATTTGGAGTGCCGAGTTTCAATATACCGATTATGTGGAAGATATTATCAAGACCAATGACAAAATCCATAAAGCCATGGTCTACCGAGTTGAAGCAGTTTCTGAAATAATCCAGAAAAACAATGAGCTTCTCTCACCCTTAAGGGGTTACACGGAACAAGAGTTAAAAAACTATCTGGATATGTATGCCGAGAAGTTCGGATTCAATGTGCAGATTCACCGGGTCCGGGGTATAGAGTTTTCAGCAGATGACGTAGATCCGGCCGTGAAAGGTGGTTTGGCTGCTGATGAGATCCAAGCACTTGTCGAAGCCTATCGCTTAACAGAAGGAATCAGGATGACAGTAGAACAAATCAAGACCATAAATAATTTTGACTTAAACAATGAAGAAGAGGATGTAGAAAGCCTGGCACAATCTGCTGTCGTGTCCCTTGTTGATGACGAAAGCATGCTTGTACCGGTATTTATGAATACAGACCAGTTCATTATCGTCTTAAAAAAAGAAATGGGTGATGTGTTAGAGGTAGATGCGATCCACATCACCAATTTAATCTATCTCTTCTATTCGCTTTAA
- a CDS encoding flavin reductase family protein, which yields MLGVRHRFSIAWVSTISESGELNLAPFSFFSVASRNPPMLSISVGPGVGEREGPEKDTLVNIRGQKEFVINVVITFLGNEMQKSAENLTSSVGEFEAAGVTGVDSVVVRPKRVKEAPIQMECRLEQIIQLGSDHLIIGRMMHPAVYPLPYPNIPLIDLMTFRASLFFLSILVSPLRCVTFLGVGFLFGFLSMFFPSCQGFITIHLIQEGEEVYY from the coding sequence GTGCTGGGGGTCAGGCACCGTTTTTCCATCGCATGGGTGTCCACCATATCCGAATCGGGAGAATTGAATCTTGCGCCGTTCAGCTTTTTTTCGGTGGCGTCGAGGAATCCGCCTATGCTCTCGATTTCTGTTGGACCAGGTGTGGGAGAGAGGGAAGGGCCGGAAAAGGATACGCTCGTTAATATTCGGGGACAGAAAGAATTTGTGATTAATGTCGTGATTACATTTCTTGGAAATGAAATGCAGAAGAGTGCTGAAAACCTTACGAGCAGCGTTGGTGAGTTTGAAGCGGCGGGGGTGACGGGGGTTGACAGTGTCGTTGTGAGGCCGAAGCGTGTGAAAGAGGCCCCCATCCAAATGGAATGCAGGCTTGAACAGATCATTCAGCTTGGGAGCGATCACTTAATCATCGGCAGGATGATGCATCCTGCTGTCTATCCACTACCTTATCCAAACATCCCTTTGATTGACTTAATGACTTTCAGGGCTTCTTTATTCTTTTTATCTATTTTGGTTTCGCCTTTGAGATGCGTGACTTTTTTGGGGGTTGGTTTCTTATTTGGGTTCTTGTCCATGTTTTTTCCCTCCTGTCAGGGTTTCATTACTATCCATCTTATTCAGGAAGGGGAAGAAGTATACTACTAA